TGGATGTCATTGGAGTTTTTTTCTCTATATGGGGAGGACGTGCTGGTGAACGGTGTTGAGGGTGGGCATTGGAAGGGTACTTTTGGGGATAATGGTAGGTGGGAAGATAGTAaggtatttttcttattttttatggtGAGTGAGATTATAATGTGAGTATAGAAATAAGACAATTGGATGGCCTAGTAACATTTTAAATTTGTTAAAATAAGAATTGACCGGGTCTTTGGAATTGGATAATAGTCTTGATCTCTCAGGTCCAATCGGTTCAAATACAAGGAATAATTGCCGAATGACGATGGGCCAATGTAGCTTATTTGGCTCACAAGCTTGTATGCTTTTATTTTCAATCCTTTTAGTTGGATTTGAAGTGGAATCGAGGCGAGAACCAGTACGGCTAATCACGGAGAATCTTTCCCTAGATTCTGCCCTAGGCTTTGAGTTAACCAATAAATCTTGCAACTCAGCCAACACGTCTAAGTAACTCTCTAAATctttacataaaattagaccatcaaaacaaaagcaaaagacagTGGAGATCTAAAACCTTTTTTTCTCTCCGGGTGGCGTGAGAGTCTTTCCTCCTCAATGAGCTTACGCCGTGGTGCGTGTCCTTGTCGTCTTTCTCGTGGGTGGTGTACTGCTGCTGTCTCTTTCGGATTCTCAGGTAGGTGGTTTCGTTTGATGGCGCTGGGTCTTGTGTTTGGGTGTCTGATTCGCTGTTTTGGGGGAAGGTTTCGGTGGGTGAATGGTGGGGATTAGATCTGGACAGGTTATTTACTTCTGTCGGGGAGGGGGGGTTGGTATGCAACTACTTTAAATCGACAACGCTGGTGATGGGTATGCATGATTTCTCCTTTTCGCGCTGATTGGAAGGGTCTTTTATGCTGTGGTCTTGAGAGAGGGTTTTGGTGGTTGCTTGGTGGAGCTAAAAGCTGGCCCGGTTATTTACTTCAGTCAGAAGGGGTTTTTACTGCTGCTGCCTTTAATTGCAGTCTCTGGTAGGTAGGGAAGCCTGATTTCTCCTTTCCGCGTTGGGAGGGGGGTCAATTTAATGTTGATGAATTTGGGGGTTTTGTTCTCTGTCCTAATCAGGACTGATTCAGTTATGAAATTCTCTCACTGGAGTTTAGAGTCGTTTAGTTGGCTCAGGGCGAGACTCGGCTTATTGAATATTGGTAGGTTCTCCTCCCGCACGGGCATTAAATGGATGCAGTTAAGGTGGGTGAAACGCCTTAATTCTTTCACTTTTCAGAGTAAGGTTTACAAAAGGTGTAGCTTAAGGGTGGAGTTAAACCACCGGTACTGGTCTGTATCACTGATCGTTCTTCTGGCTATTTCAACGGTAAGCTATCTGTTCCTCTGTGGGACCTTCTAGAATTGGTTATGGAGGCGGTGGGCTCTTGCTGTGTTAATTCACTCCGGTGGGATACAGTGGGAGGTTTTGCTTCTCCTGGGGGGCGGGATGACGAGTAGTGAGATTCCAGATCTTGTGATTCAGCTTGAGGAAGCTTTGGATTTGTCTGAAATGGAACAAGGAGTTAAGCTGGTGGGGAAGGTTCTTACGAAAAAACTCCTTAATAAGTGGGGAGTTAGAAATATTCTGAGATCGGCTTGGAAGGAATTTGGGGTGGTAGATGTTAAGTGGGTCAAAGAAAACGTTTATGTTATCACGGTTGCGGACGACCATATGGCAACTAGGATTCTTGACCAGGTACCATGGGGAATCATGAAGAAGAATTTGTCTGTTAAGAAGTGGCCTCCGCATCTGGCGTTGGAAGAAATTGTTATGGAGATGGTTCCGTTCTGGACTCAAATTAGAGGTGTACCACTTGGGATGAGTACGTTGGCGAATGTTCAGAAATTAACGCAAGCCGCAGGCGAGGTATTAGATCTGGAGGACACGGCTAAAGCTCGAGGCTTTCTGAGGGCACGCATTCTTATTAATACTGCCAACCCTTTGTGTCTTGGATGTTGGCTTAGGAGGGGGGCTAATAGAGACACGTGGGTGGAGTTTCGTTACGAAAGACTCCAAGATTTCTGCTACAGGTGTGGGCGTCTTGATCATATAAATACAGAATGCACCTTTGATGCTGCTACTACTGGGACTGCAGGGTATGGTGAATGGACGAAAGCGCCACCTATAAGAGAGGACATGGTCCCATCGAGATCTCTTGTGGCGGGAGTGGGGGAGAGAAGACAAGCTGGAACTGCTCGAGCCTCTGCTGTGCCCACCAGTCCTAGACCAGAACCGAGTCTTAGCCAGCAGTCGACAAGGGTGGGGGCCCCGACTAGTGATGTCATGGCAGACCCACAGTTGCGGCTTTCAAAGAGATGGAGGAGACGTGAGCGGGGACAGGCCTCTAGTAATACAAGTGCAGAATGTGTTTTAGATGACGACAATCACGAAGTGCAAGGGGTTTCGAATGTCCGTTCGCTTGATGGTAAAGAAATGGGAATTCCTCGGGGGGTTGACAGGTGGGTTGTTGCCCCCTCAGGGAAGTTTTCGAGTACAGGGGTGATGATGGACCCATCTTACATTGAGAGCAGTGGTCTGAAACGGGGAGGTTCCCAAAGATGGGACTATTTTCACAACCCTATCAAGAAAGTGAGAGGGATAGAGTTTTTGAGCAACCCTTCTACTGTGATGGCAGAGAATTGGATGGGTCAGATGTTACCAGAACGTTGCTTAATGATTGAACGGGCCGTATATACGGAGGGTTGGACTATGGAGGGCTCAAATGGCAGGCAATGTCTGGGGGTAGATCGGGAGGAAGGCTGTGTAGATGGTAATGAACAGGATAAGCAATCGGAGTCGAGCTTTCAGGTTCGGGGTGGTGGCGGCTGGCCCTCAACAGCCGCAAGGTTGCCATGAGTTATATTTTCTGGAATTGTCGTGGTCTTGGGTCGGACACGGCAGTTCGGGCTCTTAATGGGCTTATTCGAAAGCACCGACCCTCTATGATTTTTCTTTCCGaaaccaaatgaaaaatcatagaATAAATAGGTTAAGAAGGCGCTTAAGGTATGCGAATGGTTTTAATGTGGAACCCATTGGGAAAACAGGTGGTGTCAGCTTATGGTGGGAGGAATTTATGGAAGTGCAAATTGTTTATTCCTCTAGGCATGTGATTGATGCTATAGCTCGTGTTGAGGGTGAGCATAGTTGGATGCGTGTTACTGGTATTTACGGTACGCCGTACAGAGGGGAAAAAGCTGGTTTTTAGGACTGGATGAATTCTCATTTCTCTCATTCTGACATTCCTTGGTTGTGTGGGGGTGATTTTAATGAATTACTTTGGGATCATGAAAAATCCGGGGGAGTGAAAGGTATCTATAATAGACCTCGTTTTTTGGCTGATTTCCTGAATAGGACGGAGTTACTGGATCTTGATTTTCAAGGCCCTGCCTATACTTGGAGGGGTCGTAGGCATGGGGAGTGGGTGGAAGAAAGATTGGATCGGGGCTTAATTAATGGGTCGTGGCAGGAGGGTTGGCCTTCCACCTTTGCTGAGCATGGTCCTGTTCTTGGTTCTGATCATTGCCCAATTGTCATCAAGTCTGTTTTGGGTAGGCCTCTGGGAGGTAAGCTATTTCGGTTTATGGCGTTTTGGGCTCAGGAGGAGGAGTGTAAGAAGATTGTGGAGGATTGTTGGGCCAGGCAAGGAGTCGGACCGGTGCAGGAGCAATGGGCTCAGAAAATTAACGCTTGTCGGTTATACCTTACTAGGTGGAGCAAAAGCAAATTCTTTCATCGGAGACAGCAAATTGAGGAGCTTACTGTGCGCCTTATGGAGCTACAAAAGCAGTGGGGACCTAATTTGGCGGACATTCAAGAGACGCAAAAACTCATTGCTGATCGTCAAGCTCAGGAGGCGAGCTTTTGGCATTAAAGATCCCGCGTTAAATGGTTGCGTGAAGGAGACTTAAATACCAGTTTCTTCCATCAGTCTACTTTACAAAGAAGGCGCCGAAACACGATTTTAAAGCTCAAGGCTGAGGATGGGCAGTGGGTTGAGCACCCTAGTCGGATTCGTCAGATGGTGGAGGACCATTTTCAGAATTTATTTAAATCTGAGGGAAACAAGAACTGGGGTGCCTTGTTAGATTGCGTTCCAAATGGGATTACTGAGGAAATGAATAGGGACCTGATTGCGCTGGTGTCTGATGAAGAGATTAAGGCGGCAGTAATGAATATGGGAAGGCTTAAGGCTCCTGGCCCAGACGGTTTTCAAGGGATTTTTTACCAGTCTTTTTGGGAGGATTTGAAATCAGATATTAATTCTTTGATTCGTGCTCTGATGCATGAGGAGATTGGGCCTAATTCTTTAAATGACACTCATGTGGTTCTCATTCCCAAGGTGCCTAAACCTGAACTGGTGTCGCAATTCCGCCCGATCAGTCTGTGTAACTATTCTTATAAGGTTCTGTCTAAGGTTTTGGCAAATCGCTTGAAGGTGGTTCTGGCGAACATTATTTCTTCGTCTCAACACGCTTTTGTGGAGGGGCGGCAGATTCACGATAGTATTGGTATCGCCCATGAGATGTTTCATCTTTTGAAAGGGCGTAAAGCTAAAACTAAATATGAGCTGGGCCTGAAGATTGATATGCAGAAGGCTTACGATCGGGTCGAATGGGATTTTCTCGATGCTACTATGGGAAAAATGGGTTTTTGCAATAGATGGCAGCAATTAATTATGGGTTGTGTTTCCTCTGTTCAATTTGCCATTCTCCTTAATGGTCAGCCTGGAAAACGTTTTGCTCCTTCTCGTGGGCTCCGGCAGGGAGATCCTCTATCTCCATTTCTCTTTCTGCTGGTGGGGGAGGTTTTTTCCCGTTTAATTCAGAAAGCTGTGCATGATAAGCTGCTGGATGGGGTGCAGTTGGGTGCTTCTGGGCCTATTATTTCCCATATTTTGTTTGCTGACGATACTTTGTTGTTTCTTAAGGCTGATGGCAAAAATTGTCGGAATTTAGTGGATTTGATTAAGTTGTACTGTGATGCTTCGGGCCAACTTGTAAACTTTCAGAAATCCAGTGTTTATTTTGGTGCGAATATTCCTAGACGGGTCTCTGCTGAGTTGGCCAATATTCTCCGTGTTCAGGTTGTTCTTGATCCGGGAGCTTATATGGGTGTCCCAGCTATTTGGGGAAGATCGAAGAAAATGGGGTTAACGTATATCAAGGAAAAAATTATGTCCAAGGTTCAGGGTTGGAAGCATAAACTTTTGTCAACGGGGGGGGCGCGAAGTCTTAGTTAAGGCTGTGGTGCAGGCTATTCCTGCCTATCCCATGTATATTTTTAAGTTCCCTGCCTCAGTGTGTCATGATTTCGATTCGTTAGTTGCTGATTTTTGGTGGGGGAGTCAGGGAGATAAACGGAAAACTCATTGGGTGTCGAAAGAGGTTCTTGGCCTCCCTAAAGACTTGGGCGGGTTGGGCTTCCGAAACTTTTCTGATTTCAATGATGCCTTATTAGCGAAGCAATGTTGGAGGTTACTTTCTGATCCGTCTTCTCTTTGGGCCAGTGTTATGAAAGCCCGCTATTTCCTGCATTGTTCCTTTTGGGATGCTGTGAAAGGAGGTCGTGCCTCTTGGGCTTGGACTAGTCTCTTGGTGGGGAGGGAGGTGATTCGGCGTGGATCTCATTGGCAGATTTTGGGAGGGGAGGGATGTTAGGGTGTGGATGGACCGATGGCTCCCTTCTTTGCCTTCTGGGCATCCACAGGCGCTTAGAGATCTTGCTGTCTCTCCCAATCTGCGTGTTTCTTCTCTGATCAGCCATGAGACGATGGAATGGGATCTTGATTTTCTTGTGCCGTTTATTTCTGAGGAGGCCCAAGTTGCGATTAAATGTCTGCCTCTTGGTGATTTCAGGTGCAAAGATCGGTTAATCTGGGATGCTAGCAAGAATGGCAAGTACTCGGTTAAGTCGGGATATCGTTGGTTGCAAATGAGCTCCCTTGCGTCTCGGGATCATAGACTGCCCAGGACTCGCAATATACCAAAAAAGCTATGGCAGATGGTTTGGAATCTGGCTGCTCCTGCTAAGATTCGTCTTTTCGTTTAGTTGTCGCTGCATCGCGGTCTTGCCATCGATATAATTTGTTTCGGATGAGGGTTTCTCTTTCCCCCATTTGCCCAATCTGCAATGGTCATGAGGAAACAATTGAACACCTTTTTCTTCAGTGTCCTTGGGTGAAAGTAATCTGGTTCGGTGGCGCCCTTAATTATAGGATTGATGGAGAAGGTATTTCTTCTTGGTCGGATTGGTTGCTGGAGGTCTGTGCGCGTTTACCGGGTGGCTCGGCGGAAATGAATTGGGTCAGCGCCTATGTTGCGTTTACTGTGTGGTTTATCTGGCGGACAAGATGCGAGTTTGTGTTTAATCAGGTACCTATTAATCCTTTGCTGGTTTTGTTCGGGATATCCTCGGCTATTGGGTCTTACTGGGATGCCAGGGGGTGGTCGGGATTGGGTGCTTCCAGGCCATCTGCCCGATGTGGTCTGATCTCTCATTGGAgccctcctccttctcctttctTAAAAATTAATGTTGATGCAAGCTGGTCCTGTTCGTCTCTCTCGGGCTTTGTTGGTGTGGTTGTGCGAGATGCTTTTGGTCAGTTCAAGGCTGCGGCGAGATATGCCATCTCGTCTCCTTCTGTTGCAGTGGCTGAAGCGCTTGCGCTGCTGCGTGGTTGTGAATTGGGTTCTTCTTTGGGCTTTCAGTCGGTTATTATGGAGTCGGATTCTCGGGAGTCCATTGATTGGCTTTCAGGAGTTGGTGATAACGGCAGTTGGGAAGCTTTTCCTGTTCTGACAAGAGTTAAAGTGGTGAGTGCTGCTTTTCAGTCTTGTCGCTGGTCTTGGGTGTCAAGAACAGCCAATGGTGCCGCTGACTGCATTGCGTCGCGGGTTTTTCCTGAGATGGGTTCTTGGGTCTGGATTGACAGGCCCCCATCTTCCTTGGTCTTTGTTTTGAATAAGGATGGTCTTCCCTGCCCTCCTTAATTCTGTTTTGGTGATGTCGGGGGTGACGTTTCCTTGTTGGGTGCGTCGGTGTGTTGGATTCCCTCTCATCTCTGTCCTTGTTGTTTGCCTCTTTGGTGTTAGCCCCCTGGTTGACTTTTCTGCTGTTGTTGTGTTCCTTTccgtttcaaaaaaaaaaaaaaaatatctttacATGCATGCTGTCAATTAAAGTAAGAAAAGATAAGGAGATttaaaactttgaatttaatcaaaaataaagaaaaagaaataaaaactcaACCAAAATGGCGTGGAAGGCGTACGCCAATTCGTGTtcagttttaaaaataatatccgtattcagtttcaaaaataggactcgtgttcaatttaagaaatagtgatactACTAGTATTCAGTTTATGAAATAATGATAGTATATGTgttcagtttaaaaaatagtACAATAACTGTGTTTAGTTTCGGAATTagttagtttaaaaaatattcagtgttcagtttaagaaataatgaatgagaggagagaggaatgaggatcctctccggatcctctttgtgaggatctcgagGATATTTCAATCGTATTTGTTCATCGTACGCAATCAATTTTTttcaggtactatttatattcaattttaaataaaaaaatttacaatgattttttaccgtacgatatatgatgaatgGATACGATTGGAGGATCCCCGggattctcacaaagaggatctggagaggatcctcattcatgAGAGAGTGTGTGTAATTGATGCGCGATACCTTttcattacatttttttattatattaaacttttttcattttcattttaatttaaatcttttttaattaagtttaagtcattttcattcAATAAAGTTATTAGGTGGTTTTGGTTAATAAAAAGTTTGGGGAAACCCTTTTAGTTAAAACTCTCATTAAAGTATGTAAGGAACCGTAATGGGCTAAGCCTTCGATCTTTAGACAGGCGTGTTTAAAGTGCGGATCAAGCGTACGGACTATCCGTGCTGACCATGATTTGATGGCCGAGAAGGGGCGAGCTCACGCGTAAAACCGCTTCTTTAGGACCCGGTGTTATCCTACACACTTTTTTGTTCATTGAGTTTTACTATATTAATTAACGGGTAGAGACGAAGAGTTTTGCATTTTACTCACGCATTGTTGTCAATAATAATTTGATATAAGGTTATGTCCCTACTGAGTTGTTAAAGTCAATCCCTCTACTATTATGCAGGTTTAAGAACAAAACAGTCGAAAACGTATGTGGGATAACATGTGAGGCTAGAAAGTTTATTCAGTTTATTATTTTGACATTTGAAgaaaatttttattctttttataaGAGGAATTTATTTTTCACCCTATCtatatatctttttatttaGAGAAAATTAGAATCTCTTGCATCTTTTCAATACTTTTTAGATCAAACATTGGTTCCATGTTAAGATTTGATTAAGTGGCCTTAAACGATAGTCACGTCATCATTTGTATATTTACTTAAATTGACACACCATGACCTGGGAAGGTCGAAGCATGTTGGCCATCACCGTGAGGTGATGTAACCATAAAGGTAAGTGATgtaaaaagtgaataaatttaaaacgaATTAGAACTAGTTATACTAAACAGTGAAATAGTGCGCAATCGTGGGatgaacccactacaattattcagaaCGTAATGGATAGTGAGACTACATAAGAGTAGTCAAAGTAGCTAAAGTACACTTACACAACAGTGATAAGTTCGTACATCTAAACAAAAGAGAATGTCAAAACTGTCAagtgccacaaagagtacaGCTATCTTGGTCCTAGAGGGGggaaaacaaagttgagtgggtcagcaaaacaaagcTTATACGAAAACCTTTATCTTTGAATATACtgacccctcaccgtaaaacaagtatagtttccttaaaacatactaccTTGGTATGTAAACAATAAATCAACAGTATTGTAATAATATTATAACCATAAATAGGCCAAGTCATGATGTATGaaatgccacaataatataatcatatgataatcaagtatagctaagtgctcatccatctaggctgacacacgagttcaaaCAGATAATTTCTGACACAAGGACTGGGTGTAATTGATAtactctagtactacgatcaagTGAAGGCTGGTGCAAAAGCacggtcacatacaagtcggattgcctaatgcaatctacccgacaggactggcacctaacttTGATCCAAGGAGAGCGaatggtgcgatgtgaacatacacgtgaaggactggccctggccctggggagagtactaacaccggtccagcaagatgagcatgaacaaatatgtatgaatgaTATGATAgtaatatctcaaccatatagcaacatttatcacaattatatCGCAGTTATCATTTATTTGGCAATATAAACGTAAAGTGAAGTAAATAtacatttatggaaactataattaTGTATAAGTATAAGAACAAACTGCCCACTCATAAGTACGTCGCTGGGTCGTAGCCCCTACTCTTAGCCTGGCCCTGAACATCCTTGGGATACGTTtctcctatatgtgaaataactaaaatagaattaattaaagcacatatacggaaacctaaataaaacccccatagtttgctcaaacctagggtttaaatatatgaaatcgatGTACTTGACATCACGGACACACACGTGTCGACCACACACCGGCCGGagctctcacggttttgtttctgggaacttacacgagaacttcccagtgggtcacccatcataggattgctcttgcgcgaactcgcttaacttcggagttccgatggaacccgaaaccaatgagctcctaaaaagcctcgtgctaggtagaggtGGGAATacacatataaggcttacatgatccactcccctgggcgatatgggatctaacaatccacccccttaagggcctgacgcggacaatattgtgctacggcggagtaGAGCTCGGgttgtggtgggggcctgggccgggatgtggcATTTCATGTGTCACATTTGAAAGACTTTTTATTGAAATTGAATACTACAATATTTATCTACAAGATTTTAGGAGTTTATATATATTACCTAAGAATTAAAAGGTATATTCAATATAATGGCAAGTTGCGTTCATGTGTAATTTGAAAGACTTTTTATTGAAATTAAATTCTACAAAATTTATCTACAATATTTTAGGAGTTTTGATGTATTATGTAGGAATTAAAAGGTATATTTATATAATGGCAAGTTGGGTAATTTTACATTATAAAAAAGGTTACTTCTAATGCATGTGGCACCTAAATTGCAGGAAGATATTTAATCAAAACTCTAAAAGGCATGAATATTTaatctcaaaattttaaaagctAGACATCTGTATTAAAGCgccccttttatttatttaaattttaacttGTGCACCATGCATGGGGTTATTTTTTCATTGACTCTAGGTTGGATCAACAACCGATTTAGCAATCAAATACTAAAGTTCGTGGAATGGGCTTCGactcttccttttctttcatcacttgtacaattgggtattgaccttctttttttcctttgattgaGATTTTGACAGGTGTTGTAGCTGTGAAGCCGAGACCTATTTTTGCAAGGTTGACTCTATAACCATGCTTCTTCAGCTTTTTCTAGGTCTTATTGAGTTCACGTCTCCTTTCTCCAATAATACTCATGCTATTCTTTCCTAGCATACAAGATAAGATGAAGCCATATCCAGCCCTTGACATGAGTTTTAAGCGTTAGGATCGAAGCATAAACAATCTTTAATTAAAGGGAAATAAATGCAATGTAATAAAATCCAATAGGGCTTCCTTGATTCTGTTGGTTGGAAAAGATTCGCGCTCCGTTACTTTTTGCACTAGTCTGACAAAACTTTGTAATAAGGGCTTCAAAACACTTGAGTTGTTTAGCTTGGGTAGAGTCACAATTGCAGCTACTTTCAAGAACGTCATGTCTTCTTTCTGCAGCTTTCTCGAGGGCCCTTTGTTTATTTCTTCCTTAAACAAGGATTGGTGTGTTTGATCCCTTTGAGGATGATCCAATTTTCTTAGACGCCAAGCTCTGCTTGTTTGCTATTTTTCCCCATATGAGACATTGTCTTTTGTTTGTCTTTCTTAGACATAGCTTTACCTGTTGATTGAATCTCCGTAAAGAGAGCCTCTAATACCACgtcttcatccatgtaaaaCTTGCGTCAGCAAAGTGTGGCTCTGCTTTGTTGAGCGGCTAAGTATCACCTTGTATCATTTTCTCTCCACCCCTATAGAACTTTAGACATTGATATAGGGTTGACagtcagtggcggatccaggaaatagTATTAGGGGGGTCAGTAAGAATAGCGCGTGCAGcgcgcaatttttttttaatagaaatagCATGCATATCGTCATTTCATCGAGTCTTGGTAGGCCTGAAGTCATTTGGAAAGACATATTGCACACCTGTTAATGCCTCATTTGCGTGGGTAACTAACATGTTCCAAGGCTGCTCCCATATGAATGcttaacaaagaaacacactAACATTGTTTGATATCATTGCATCTCATTAATATGTTTGTTGAAGAATGATAATGCTTTGTTATTCTCTGAGATCATCATTTCATTTACTTTGCATTTTTAGATAATTTTtacttggttcttttttttttttctgcctaCAATTGTAATC
This genomic interval from Malus domestica chromosome 05, GDT2T_hap1 contains the following:
- the LOC139195785 gene encoding uncharacterized protein, with protein sequence MVEDHFQNLFKSEGNKNWGALLDCVPNGITEEMNRDLIALVSDEEIKAAVMNMGRLKAPGPDGFQGIFYQSFWEDLKSDINSLIRALMHEEIGPNSLNDTHVVLIPKVPKPELVSQFRPISLCNYSYKVLSKVLANRLKVVLANIISSSQHAFVEGRQIHDSIGIAHEMFHLLKGRKAKTKYELGLKIDMQKAYDRVEWDFLDATMGKMGFCNRWQQLIMGCVSSVQFAILLNGQPGKRFAPSRGLRQGDPLSPFLFLLVGEVFSRLIQKAVHDKLLDGVQLGASGPIISHILFADDTLLFLKADGKNCRNLVDLIKLYCDASGQLVNFQKSSVYFGANIPRRVSAELANILRVQVVLDPGAYMGVPAIWGRSKKMGLTYIKEKIMSKGDKRKTHWVSKEVLGLPKDLGGLGFRNFSDFNDALLAKQCWRLLSDPSSLWASVMKARYFLHCSFWDAVKGGRASWAWTSLLVGREALRDLAVSPNLRVSSLISHETMEWDLDFLVPFISEEAQVAIKCLPLGDFRCKDRLIWDASKNGKYSVKSGYRWLQMSSLASRDHRLPRTRNIPKKLWQMVPINPLLVLFGISSAIGSYWDARGWSGLGASRPSARCGLISHWSPPPSPFLKINVDASWSCSSLSGFVGVVVRDAFGQFKAAARYAISSPSVAVAEALALLRGCELGSSLGFQSVIMESDSRESIDWLSGVGDNGSWEAFPVLTRVKVVSAAFQSCRWSWVSRTANGAADCIASRVFPEMGSWVWIDRPPSSLVFVLNKDGLPCPP
- the LOC139195784 gene encoding uncharacterized protein, whose protein sequence is MSLEFFSLYGEDVLVNGVEGGHWKGTFGDNGRWEDSKVVSFDGAGSCVWVSDSLFWGKVSVGEWWGLDLDRVFYAVVLREGFGGCLVELKAGPSKVYKRCSLRVELNHRYWSVSLIVLLAISTWEVLLLLGGGMTSSEIPDLVIQLEEALDLSEMEQGVKLVGKVLTKKLLNKWGVRNILRSAWKEFGVVDVKWVKENVYVITVADDHMATRILDQVPWGIMKKNLSVKKWPPHLALEEIVMEMVPFWTQIRGVPLGMSTLANVQKLTQAAGEVLDLEDTAKARGFLRARILINTANPLCLGCWLRRGANRDTWVEFRYERLQDFCYRCGRLDHINTECTFDAATTGTAGYGEWTKAPPIREDMVPSRSLVAGVGERRQAGTARASAVPTSPRPEPSLSQQSTRVGAPTSDVMADPQLRLSKRWRRRERGQASSNTSAECVLDDDNHEVQGVSNVRSLDGKEMGIPRGVDRWVVAPSGKFSSTGVMMDPSYIESSGLKRGGSQRWDYFHNPIKKVRGIEFLSNPSTVMAENWMGQMLPERCLMIERAVYTEGWTMEGSNGRQCLGVDREEGCVDGNEQDKQSESSFQVRGGGGWPSTAARTELLDLDFQGPAYTWRGRRHGEWVEERLDRGLINGSWQEGWPSTFAEHGPVLGSDHCPIVIKSVLGRPLGGKLFRFMAFWAQEEECKKIVEDCWARQGVGPVQEQWAQKINACRLYLTRWSKSKFFHRRQQIEELTVRLMELQKQWGPNLADIQETQKLIADRQAQEASFWH